The DNA segment TACCGATCGAATACATCACGTTGGTTGGAAATGCAGCGGCCGCATTGTTCACAAAATTGCTCTTGAAATTGACCACGCGGAGTCCGGGGGTGATGCGAAAATTATCGGTTGCTTGAAAATCGTCCTGCACAAATGCAGCCAAATCGGTTTCGTACAAATATGAGCTATGAAAATGATGAGGCAGCGACAAACTATGATACAGCTGCTGACCGTTCACCGTGACGGGTATCGATGGATTATAGAAATCCAATAACGAATAATACTGGCTGTTGATGAAATAACCGCCTACCGATACTTCATTACGGTAGGGTAATGCAAGGTCAACATACATCTTGTCGCCATAGGTATTGCTGGTGGCGTTGTAATACTGATCAAGAACGTTTGGCGACTGTCCCAGATTGTTGTAATGGAGATGGGTTCGATTGCCATAACGATAGAACAGCATATTATGAAAATGCATCCCGGTCGCGATTGCATCCTCGAATTTAGAGTAGATCAGTGTCGTGTTGACGAAGGCGCGCTTCCAGTACGTTGATTTCGGCAATGATGTGTAAAAACCAGTGGTCTGTTGGCTATAAACTGGCCCTGGTATGGGATTACCGGTATTCGGATTGACGCCGTAGATGGTGACGTTACTGTTCCCAGTTACCGGTATGGGTACTGGCCGGTAGGCGACGGCATGTGAGGTATAGGCACCAAAACTCAGATGCCCACCGGTGAACGTCTTTGTCGTCTTTGCATAGTAGGCATAATTATTCGCCGGGTTGTTGAATCCGTAGCCCTTTACGAAATTTCCGCTGCTGCTGACACCACCGGCGACCACGGTAGCCCAGCCATCGATGCTACCGGACTGAGCGCTGAAATTCATACCTTGGGTATTGAAGCTGCCGCCGAAAACGCCAATCTTGAACCCAGGTTTGGCTTTCGGTTGCAGCGGCATGAAATTCACCGAACCACCAATATTGTCGTACCAACGATTAACCGGGTACCCCGGCCCGTAGGTTACCGAGATCCCCCGAAACATCGATATTTGCGGTACCTCCGAGGCCTGCCAGACGCCATACGCCGGGTCGATCATAGGCACGCCATCGAAGGTCACCATCACCATACCATCGTTCGCATTACCGCCAATATTGCCCCAGCCGGTCTTCATGCCATTGATGCTGATACTCGCGCGAGGCGCCCCACTGGGGCCATCGTTGAGCACATTGACGCCCGGTGCCTGCTCCAGTGCCTGGCCCGCCCCCATCGCCGGGCCAACGGTATCCAATTCCTTCTTGCCGATTACCTTGACCGACTGTGTCGACTCAAAGATGTGCTTCATGCTCGGCAGCTTACCCAAGGTGTCGAGCGGACTTAGCTCATCACTCACAACACCGACATTAAAAACCGGAGAGACGCTGCTCACGGCTGGCGTTTTGGCATTTCCAGCATTCTGATTGTGCGCCTGTGCCAAGGCCGGCCTGACCATACCGACCATGACACCGGATGCCGCAAGCGCCAATAACAGCGGACTCATCCTGAATTTTTCAATACGCATTCCAAATTCCTCGAAGTGAGATTTTAATCAGTTATCCCCTCCTATCTATATTCGGGATAAATCCATCGCTGACATCAATGCCCCATAGCGCAACCTTCATTGCCCGGAATAGATTCCCGTCACCATACTGATGATGACTGGGTATCAAAATATCCCGCCTCCAGATCCATAGGATCGGCAATCCACTTACGCATCACTGGGCATTTATCTCGCCTGCCATGTCTTGTCTGTCCCGATTTCTCAGCACCGTTTCTACACTCGCATCCCTGCCGACCATCAATCGTTTATATGAATGAATCGAAACGATTTTCCACGGCCCGTGTCATAGCGACTCGTGACTGGTCGAAGGGAGTCTGATCAAGGAAACATCCAGAAGCCTTACATTCACCTTAAATCCGATTGCAATTTCATTTTATTTTTATTAACAAACAACAAGTTATATGTTTTATTAAAAGCATATGAATATCACGTTAACCTTTTGTGAAGGCCAAAATCATGCATTGGATATTGCTATCTGGCGAAACCGACCAAACGCATTCATTGCGTCGGATTCTGATCAGGGAGGGTTTTAAGGTTGCGCACCCGAGAACGCTAAAACAAACCAGCGACCAACTGATGGTCCGCTCTTTTTCAGCCATTCTGATGTCTGGATACAGCCATGATGAAATCAGGTCTTGGACGCAGACCATCGAACAGAACCTACTAGTTCGTACAAGTCGGTGCGCACCTATTTTTTGCTTCGAACAGACGATCACTGCAGATATCAGCAGATAAACGACTGGGCGCCGATATTTTGCGCGCATGAAAATATTTCCGAGGATGAAATTCTGCTTAGAGTCCGCGCACTGCTCCGGCGGGCAGCGGGGTATCCGAATCATAGTTATATTGGGCCGCTCGGGCTCGATCCGTTAACCCACCGAGCCTATCTGAATGGTTGGCCGATATCCCTGCGCATCAAGGAAATTGAACTGTTGCAGGCGCTCCACGACCACGGTTCTCGCGCAGCGTCTTACGAACAGCTCGAGGCATTGCTTTGGAACGGCAAGGCTGGCGTACGCGCACGCCTTGCCTCACAGATTAGAAATTTACGCGCCTCGCTCACCCGACAAGGTGTCCCGCTGTCGATTCGCAATATCAAGGGTTACGGTTATCGTCTGGTGCTCGCTGGTGCCGCCCCGCGCCCTCACGAAATTTATCGTCCACGACCGGCTACCCGCAGACGCAGCAACCCCTCTGGCGAGGTGCACAACATGCCCTGAGACGGGCATGCATTCTCAGCCGGCGTCCGCGTGGGCGCCGCCGTTCGCGATGTGTCGCACCAGCGTGATCAAGGCATCGTCCAGTGCCTGCGCGGAACGCTCGAAATCCACAATGCCCCGTTGCACGATCTTGTCGTCACCCGCTTGCCAGGCCAACGTGGCTTCCAAGGCGCGTGCGTGCAAGTCGCTGTGACAGCGCTGTAACTCGGCAAACCCAGGGAGCCGCCCATGCCGACGCCCAGCACCCACCAACCAAGCACCCAGTGCGCAGGCGTGTTCGTCTACACAATCGTGGAGGGGCAGTAACGGGTACTCGTCACACCGGGGAAGCGCCAACGCTTCGAGCTGTTGCGCGACGCCATGGCGGTGCGCGGTCCGCGCCATCAGTAGCGGCAAATCATCATAGGTGAACCACACGCTTTTCTCGTCGCCCATCCATTCCGCTGGCGGTTGCCAGCCGGCGGCCCACGCTGCCAACGCCTCGGCCGGCAATGGGTGGCTGATCAGGTAACCCTGAGCGATCTGACAACCTAGCTGCAGCAGTAACTCGCCTTGCTCCACGGATTCGACGCCTTCGGCCACCACGTCAAGATTCAACAGGCGCGCGGAGGTCAGGGTCCCGGCGATAATCGCCAGCGCGCGCGGCTCTCTGAGCAGACGGCCG comes from the Acidihalobacter yilgarnensis genome and includes:
- a CDS encoding TonB-dependent receptor; protein product: MAQAHNQNAGNAKTPAVSSVSPVFNVGVVSDELSPLDTLGKLPSMKHIFESTQSVKVIGKKELDTVGPAMGAGQALEQAPGVNVLNDGPSGAPRASISINGMKTGWGNIGGNANDGMVMVTFDGVPMIDPAYGVWQASEVPQISMFRGISVTYGPGYPVNRWYDNIGGSVNFMPLQPKAKPGFKIGVFGGSFNTQGMNFSAQSGSIDGWATVVAGGVSSSGNFVKGYGFNNPANNYAYYAKTTKTFTGGHLSFGAYTSHAVAYRPVPIPVTGNSNVTIYGVNPNTGNPIPGPVYSQQTTGFYTSLPKSTYWKRAFVNTTLIYSKFEDAIATGMHFHNMLFYRYGNRTHLHYNNLGQSPNVLDQYYNATSNTYGDKMYVDLALPYRNEVSVGGYFINSQYYSLLDFYNPSIPVTVNGQQLYHSLSLPHHFHSSYLYETDLAAFVQDDFQATDNFRITPGLRVVNFKSNFVNNAAAAFPTNVMYSIGNNGDTQPNSQTSFTELEPSIGANWKVTKQLALYANYSTGYRSPAGATGTYAHFLASTLQPQVSTQYQIGAKAYLPDDGYLRNALLSVNYYHLNDTNEIIPIPVVSHAYSLFASGSSNFSGVNLSFVDNPVYSLHLFANLSFERAVYSNYVSPSHGSYDGKPISNVPDHTINAGVFDEMYKDGVIYKPRLWWNYTGAQYIYNNNTGAPTTQKLPAFGLWNAGLKIALGRQVGFAGMKGLTVSLDVTNLLDKKYNAYEYISGGGYYGVAGQLLAEPGAPRAYYASIEAKF
- a CDS encoding winged helix-turn-helix domain-containing protein, translating into MRTYFLLRTDDHCRYQQINDWAPIFCAHENISEDEILLRVRALLRRAAGYPNHSYIGPLGLDPLTHRAYLNGWPISLRIKEIELLQALHDHGSRAASYEQLEALLWNGKAGVRARLASQIRNLRASLTRQGVPLSIRNIKGYGYRLVLAGAAPRPHEIYRPRPATRRRSNPSGEVHNMP